One Malus domestica chromosome 11, GDT2T_hap1 genomic region harbors:
- the LOC139189327 gene encoding probable transmembrane GTPase FZO-like, chloroplastic, with the protein MLFHFFIEVRYIWYRKSVDSVSDVFFGNVVNDVFVSSYIGLPAIVARSTMLASKSDSVVLPLVARYVQDIDGAINASNSEGADFLMYDIAGQENVLLALNSLFKTVKLPIFVTFTSYNALYKKENVDAHDGPIDSTSVAGFLKLENREKKFIEAEISVLLKAINVIQKAAPLMEEVSLLVDAVSQIDEPFLLVIVVIVC; encoded by the exons ATGCTTTTTCATTTCTTTATAGAAGTTCGGTACATTTGGTATCGAAAATCCGTGGACTCGGTCAGTGATGTGTTTTTTGGTAACGTCGTGAATGATGTGTTTGTTTCTTCTTACATAGGTCTTCCTGCCATTGTAGCAAGAAGCACAATGCTGGCTTCTAAATCCGATTCGGTTGTCCTTCCTTTGGTGGCAAGATATGTGCAAGATATAGATGGTGCCATAAATGCATCCAACTCTGAAGGAGCTGACTTTCTTATGTACGATATTGCCGGACAGGAAAATGTTCTTCTGGCACTCAACAGTCTGTTTAAAACTGTGAAGTTACCAATATTTGTCACGTTCACTTCTTATAACGCCTTATATAAGAAGGAAAATGTGGATGCTCATGATGGTCCCATCGACAGTACAAGTGTTGCTGGTTTTCTTAAATTGGAGAATAGAGAAAAAAAGTTCATAGAAGCAGAAATATCAGTGTTGCTTAAAGCAATAAATGTCATCCAGAAAGCTGCTCCACTG ATGGAGGAGGTTTCACTTCTCGTTGATGCGGTTTCTCAAATTGATGAGCCATTTTTGCTGGTTATAGTGGTAATTGTGTGCTGA
- the LOC114819694 gene encoding BEACH domain-containing protein A2-like, producing the protein MLVSFFCLQYIDKHSLLHSGILCCLIHILNAHLDPDEANQKQKATDRDEPFPTEKDYDGDAGQVRRLEILVLLLVNDNRSTAKYICKHHLIKALLMAVKDFNPDCGDSTYTMGIMDLLLVCVEVSYRPAY; encoded by the exons ATGCTTGTTTCCTTTTTCTGTTTGCAGTATATTGATAAACACTCTCTCCTTCATTCGGGGATATTGTGCTGTCTCATTCATATTCTCAATGCTCATCTGGATCCTGATGAAGCCAATCAAAAGCAAAAGGCTACTGATCGTGATGAACCATTTCCAACTGAGAAAGATTATGACGGTGATGCAGGTCAAGTCCGTCGGCTTGAG ATTCTTGTTCTTCTCTTGGTCAATGACAACAGGAGCACAGcaaaatatatttgcaaacatCATCTG ATCAAAGCTCTTTTAATGGCTGTCAAAGATTTCAATCCTGATTGCGGTGATTCTACATATACCATGGGCATCATGGATTTGCTGCTTGTATGTGTGGAAGTATCATATAGACCTG CCTATTGA
- the LOC139189369 gene encoding uncharacterized protein, producing the protein MSAFRQFFKRLTGAKAGGTSAAAVEPKVKVEYDVSSSHPRHVIKIFIHPEDEESINLLAGSADLFWKSGRTLLKAKESRLKEALKGEGCCFSQQSEERIVSLLHQSCENTTRLEYLEQVAEHYAKYGLTKGSPPPPVRPLPPSKQEANGNNNGKGNGDGKGQGQGKGEGDGTIRVDILKGSFGGRAE; encoded by the exons ATGAGTGCATTTCGACAGTTCTTCAAGCGGCTGACTGGAGCCAAAGCAGGAGGTACCTCCGCTGCCGCCGTTGAACCAAAGGTGAAGGTGGAATACGATGTTTCTTCGTCCCACCCCAGACAtgtgatcaaaattttcatccatccagAGGACGAAGAGAGTATCAACCTCCTAGCCGGCAGTGCAGATCTTTTCTGGAAGTCCGGCAGAACACTGTTAAAGGCGAAGGAGAGTAGGCTGAAGGAAGCGTTGAAGGGTGAAGGCTGTTGCTTCAGCCAGCAGAGTGAGGAGCGCATCGTTTCCCTGCTTCACCAGTCGTGTGAGAACACAACCCGTCTTGAGTACCTGGAGCAGGTTGCAGAACATTACGCAAAATATGGACTCACAAAGgggtctcctcctcctcctgtcCGTCCTCTACCACCGTCGAAGCAGGAGGCAAATGGCAACAACAACGGGAAAGGCAACGGCGACGGGAAAGGGCAAGGGCAAGGGAAAGGCGAGGGCGACGGAACCATTCGAGTTGACATTTTAAAAG GATCATTTGGTGGAAGAGCAGAATGA